In Halorubellus sp. JP-L1, one DNA window encodes the following:
- a CDS encoding complex I NDUFA9 subunit family protein, with protein MRVIVAGGTGYVGRHVCTELADRGHDVTALARSPDDADLPDVVDTAMGDVTAYDSIEPHFEGMDAAVNLVALSPLFKPPKNLTHDLVHTQGTRNVVDACEHHGVEHLVQQSALGADPNGLTSYIRSKGEAERIVRDSDLAWTILRPSVIFGEGGEFVEFTKQLTTGVVAPLPAGGTNEFQPIWIEDFAPLVVDAIEDDTHRGEIYEIGGPEVLTMREVTELAWAAEGKHPKMVTLPMWFMRTGLTVAGPVPFFPFGPEQAKALKIQNTVDENDVTAFGVDPAEMRTLADYLGVDADAGRPEAAAA; from the coding sequence ATGAGAGTTATCGTCGCTGGCGGCACCGGGTACGTGGGACGGCACGTCTGTACGGAACTCGCCGACCGCGGCCACGACGTCACCGCGCTCGCGCGCAGCCCGGACGACGCCGACCTCCCGGACGTCGTCGACACCGCGATGGGGGACGTGACGGCGTACGACTCGATCGAACCGCACTTCGAGGGGATGGACGCGGCGGTGAACCTCGTCGCGCTCTCCCCACTGTTCAAGCCGCCCAAGAATCTGACTCACGACCTCGTGCACACGCAGGGGACGCGGAACGTCGTCGACGCGTGCGAGCACCACGGGGTCGAGCACCTCGTCCAGCAGAGCGCGCTCGGCGCGGACCCGAACGGACTGACGTCGTACATCCGGTCGAAGGGCGAGGCCGAGCGGATCGTTCGAGATTCGGACCTGGCGTGGACGATCCTCCGGCCGTCGGTCATCTTCGGGGAGGGCGGCGAGTTCGTCGAGTTCACGAAGCAGCTGACGACCGGCGTCGTCGCGCCGCTGCCGGCGGGCGGGACGAACGAGTTCCAGCCGATCTGGATCGAGGACTTCGCGCCCCTAGTCGTCGACGCGATCGAGGACGACACCCACCGCGGCGAGATCTACGAGATTGGCGGCCCGGAGGTACTCACGATGCGGGAGGTGACGGAGCTCGCGTGGGCAGCGGAGGGGAAGCACCCGAAGATGGTGACGTTACCGATGTGGTTCATGCGGACTGGCCTCACCGTCGCCGGCCCGGTGCCGTTCTTCCCGTTCGGACCCGAGCAGGCGAAGGCGCTGAAGATCCAGAACACGGTCGACGAGAACGACGTCACCGCCTTCGGCGTCGACCCCGCGGAGATGCGGACGCTCGCGGACTACCTCGGCGTAGACGCCGACGCAGGCCGACCGGAAGCCGCGGCGGCGTGA
- a CDS encoding tubulin/FtsZ family protein → MKLAMIGFGQAGGKIVDRFVQYDERTGSGIVRAAIAVNTAKADLMGLENIEQENRVLIGQSRVKGHGVGADNELGAEIAEEDVDEVQGAIDAIPTHEVDAFLVVAGMGGGTGSGGAPVLAKHLKRIYTIPVYGLGVLPGSDEGGIYTLNAARSFQTFVREVDNLLVFDNDSWRQAGESVEGGYDDINKEIVTRFGVLFGAGEVGEGDEVAESVVDSSEIINTLAGGGVSTVGYASEGVDVDDSGGLLSRFTGSEEQVDTAHTTNRITSLVRKAALGRLTLPCEIEGAERALLVMSGPPKHLNRKGIERGRKWLEEQTGSMEVRGGDFPVNEPQVAACILLSGVNDVPRIKELQQVAIEAQDNIESIREESEDNLEDLVEDDEDELDPLF, encoded by the coding sequence ATGAAACTGGCGATGATTGGATTCGGTCAGGCAGGCGGGAAGATCGTGGACCGCTTCGTCCAATACGACGAGCGGACCGGGAGCGGCATCGTCCGTGCCGCCATCGCGGTGAACACCGCGAAGGCAGACCTGATGGGTCTGGAGAACATCGAGCAGGAGAACCGGGTACTCATCGGGCAGAGCCGCGTCAAAGGGCACGGCGTCGGTGCTGACAACGAACTCGGCGCGGAGATCGCCGAGGAGGACGTCGACGAGGTTCAGGGCGCGATCGACGCGATCCCGACCCACGAGGTCGACGCGTTCCTCGTCGTCGCCGGGATGGGCGGCGGGACGGGGTCGGGTGGTGCGCCGGTGCTCGCGAAGCACTTGAAGCGCATCTACACGATCCCCGTCTACGGGCTGGGCGTCCTCCCGGGAAGCGACGAGGGCGGCATCTACACGCTGAACGCCGCGCGCTCGTTCCAGACGTTCGTGCGCGAGGTCGACAACCTCCTCGTGTTCGACAACGACTCCTGGCGGCAGGCCGGCGAGTCCGTCGAGGGCGGGTACGACGACATCAACAAGGAGATCGTCACGCGCTTCGGCGTCCTCTTCGGCGCGGGCGAGGTCGGCGAGGGCGACGAGGTCGCCGAGAGCGTCGTCGACTCCAGCGAGATCATCAACACGCTCGCGGGCGGTGGCGTCTCGACGGTCGGGTACGCGAGCGAGGGCGTGGACGTGGACGACAGCGGCGGGCTGCTGTCGCGGTTCACGGGCAGCGAGGAGCAGGTCGACACCGCGCACACGACGAACCGCATCACGAGCCTCGTCCGGAAGGCCGCGCTCGGCCGGCTGACGCTCCCCTGCGAGATCGAGGGCGCGGAGCGTGCGCTGCTCGTCATGAGCGGTCCGCCCAAGCACCTGAACCGGAAGGGGATAGAGCGCGGGCGGAAGTGGCTCGAGGAGCAGACGGGGTCGATGGAGGTCCGCGGTGGCGACTTCCCGGTGAACGAGCCGCAGGTCGCGGCGTGCATCCTGCTGTCGGGCGTGAACGACGTGCCCCGCATCAAGGAGCTCCAGCAGGTCGCGATCGAAGCGCAGGACAACATCGAGTCGATCCGGGAGGAGAGCGAAGATAATTTGGAGGACTTGGTGGAAGATGACGAAGATGAACTCGACCCGTTATTCTAA
- the cofC gene encoding 2-phospho-L-lactate guanylyltransferase yields MDVVVPFSPTDPKSRLSPVLTARERREFARVLLEDVLSALAATAGIPEPTVLSTAALEVDPGVPVRVDDRALTPAVNDALASSSDPVAVVMADLALATPAALSRLFAPDADVVLAPGRRVGTNAIVARHPAFRVDYHGASFLDHRAAAASVGADVAVVDSHRLATDVDEPADLVEVLAHGEGAAADWLRDHGFEVGERADGTVHARRHES; encoded by the coding sequence GTGGACGTCGTCGTTCCGTTCTCGCCGACCGATCCGAAGTCGCGACTGTCGCCAGTACTGACGGCGCGCGAGCGCCGCGAGTTCGCTCGCGTGCTACTCGAGGACGTACTCTCCGCGCTCGCGGCGACGGCCGGCATTCCGGAGCCCACAGTCCTGTCGACGGCCGCGCTCGAGGTCGACCCGGGCGTGCCGGTGCGCGTGGACGACCGAGCGTTGACGCCGGCGGTGAACGACGCCCTCGCGTCGTCGAGCGACCCGGTGGCGGTGGTGATGGCGGACCTGGCGCTGGCGACGCCGGCGGCGCTCTCGCGGCTGTTCGCCCCGGACGCGGACGTGGTGCTGGCGCCGGGGCGGCGCGTGGGGACGAACGCGATCGTCGCCAGGCACCCCGCGTTCCGCGTCGACTACCACGGCGCGTCGTTCCTCGACCACCGGGCGGCGGCGGCGTCGGTGGGCGCGGACGTCGCGGTCGTCGACTCGCATCGGCTGGCGACGGACGTGGACGAGCCAGCGGACCTCGTCGAGGTGCTGGCCCACGGCGAGGGGGCGGCCGCGGACTGGTTGCGCGACCACGGGTTCGAGGTCGGCGAGCGCGCTGACGGGACCGTGCACGCGCGTCGACACGAGTCCTGA
- the cofG gene encoding 7,8-didemethyl-8-hydroxy-5-deazariboflavin synthase subunit CofG, whose product MLPGADEYDVDATVSERDVEAALSVTPADVSPASELTFARNVFLPLTTACRYTCTYCTFFDPPGEATLMDDDDVDAVLERGRETGCTEALFTFGDAPDERYDAIHDQLDAWGYDGIHDYLAAVCEYTLDAGVLPHSNPGDQTRDEMAAVAPYNASMGVMLETTADVDAHAGPRRKSPAQRVRTIETAGELRVPFTTGILVGVGETWRDRAESLLVIRDLHERYGHVQEVIVQPVVENDRWSGGSPDVETMRRVTAMARAVLPETVSVQVPPNLAPVRDLLDCGIDDLGGVSPVTDDHINPEYEWPALRELEAIANDAGVPLRERLPVHERYLPASLRRDDFEGTPAPGDDWLGDPVLDALRADGPAGDRYRRVLAGEVVVAP is encoded by the coding sequence ATGCTTCCGGGGGCCGACGAGTACGACGTCGACGCGACCGTCAGCGAGCGCGACGTCGAGGCGGCGCTGTCGGTGACGCCCGCGGACGTCTCGCCCGCGTCGGAGTTGACGTTCGCGCGGAACGTGTTCCTGCCGTTGACGACGGCGTGCCGGTACACGTGCACGTACTGCACGTTCTTCGATCCGCCCGGCGAGGCGACGCTGATGGACGACGACGACGTGGACGCGGTCCTCGAACGCGGCCGGGAGACGGGATGCACGGAGGCGCTGTTCACGTTCGGGGACGCGCCCGACGAGCGCTACGACGCGATCCACGACCAACTGGATGCGTGGGGGTACGACGGCATCCACGACTACCTCGCCGCGGTCTGCGAGTACACGCTCGACGCCGGCGTGCTCCCGCACTCGAACCCCGGCGATCAGACCCGCGACGAGATGGCGGCGGTCGCGCCGTACAACGCGAGCATGGGCGTGATGCTGGAGACGACCGCGGACGTCGACGCGCACGCCGGGCCGCGCCGGAAGTCGCCCGCCCAGCGCGTGCGGACGATCGAGACGGCGGGCGAACTCCGCGTGCCGTTCACGACCGGCATCCTCGTCGGCGTCGGCGAGACGTGGCGGGATCGCGCGGAGAGCCTGCTCGTCATCAGAGACCTCCACGAGCGCTACGGGCACGTCCAGGAGGTCATCGTGCAGCCGGTCGTGGAGAACGACCGCTGGTCGGGCGGGAGTCCCGACGTGGAGACGATGCGTCGCGTGACCGCGATGGCCCGGGCCGTCCTCCCAGAGACGGTGTCCGTGCAGGTGCCGCCGAACCTCGCGCCAGTCCGGGACCTGCTCGACTGCGGGATCGACGACCTCGGCGGCGTGTCGCCGGTGACGGACGACCACATCAACCCCGAGTACGAGTGGCCGGCGCTACGCGAACTGGAGGCGATCGCGAACGACGCCGGCGTCCCGCTCCGCGAGCGCCTGCCCGTTCACGAACGATACCTACCCGCGTCCCTCCGGCGCGACGACTTCGAGGGCACGCCCGCGCCCGGCGACGACTGGCTCGGCGACCCCGTGCTCGACGCCCTCCGCGCGGACGGTCCCGCCGGCGACCGCTACCGGCGCGTCCTCGCGGGCGAAGTCGTCGTCGCGCCGTAG
- a CDS encoding helix-turn-helix domain-containing protein: MRYVTAVYYPDSGEAFQASGQAIADATGVTREYVHRVELHDDDTVAELLCVRGDETAAADALRACDRVHDVAVRNPRGGAALVYVHHDTNPRAAAMIRARRQTSVVMDMPIVVRDSGAFEVTYLGTDAAFAETFGEVPEYDVAFDVLETGEYTPTRRDAFDSLTDRQGDVVATAVELGYYRNPREATQEDVADAVGCSPGTVGEHLRKAEQRVFSQFVDCPD; this comes from the coding sequence ATGCGGTACGTCACGGCGGTGTACTATCCGGACTCGGGGGAGGCGTTCCAGGCGAGCGGGCAGGCGATCGCGGACGCCACGGGCGTCACTCGCGAGTACGTGCATCGCGTCGAACTCCACGACGACGACACCGTCGCGGAACTGCTGTGCGTGCGTGGCGACGAGACCGCCGCGGCGGACGCGCTCCGCGCGTGCGACCGCGTGCACGACGTCGCCGTCAGGAACCCACGGGGTGGGGCGGCACTCGTGTACGTCCATCACGACACGAACCCGCGGGCGGCGGCGATGATCCGCGCCAGACGCCAGACGAGCGTCGTCATGGACATGCCGATCGTCGTCCGGGACTCCGGCGCGTTCGAGGTGACGTACCTCGGGACGGACGCGGCGTTCGCGGAGACGTTCGGCGAGGTCCCCGAGTACGACGTGGCGTTCGACGTCCTCGAGACCGGCGAGTACACGCCGACGCGGCGGGACGCGTTCGACTCGCTCACCGACCGCCAGGGGGACGTCGTCGCGACCGCGGTCGAACTCGGATACTACCGGAATCCGCGCGAGGCGACCCAGGAGGACGTCGCCGACGCCGTCGGGTGCTCGCCGGGAACGGTCGGCGAGCACCTCCGGAAGGCAGAACAGCGCGTGTTCTCGCAGTTCGTCGACTGCCCCGACTAG
- the cofH gene encoding 7,8-didemethyl-8-hydroxy-5-deazariboflavin synthase subunit CofH has translation MTSAFDDSAVPDDGEFDFDVVPETTQSFENALAKARAGDRLSVDDGIELITTGTDSAGIDRSRMERVLQAADERRRDVVGEEVSFVANLNNNVTTACNTGCLFCNFKDTAHTFESDYDGETDGFTQTPAESREVVADALDMGIYEVTSVSGLHPAFALDDEHHEILAASDWTETNYKPPERYAKDPGTYVEQMDAMSVGDVHLHSMTPEEGYHAKRGTDWSYEDVYGRLADAGLDSVPGTAAEILVDEVRDVICPGKIDTGEWLAAMEAAGNVGLDLTATIMYGHVDNAAHRVVHLDRVRDLQERVDGAITEFVPLSFVHQQTPLFERGVVDGGASPAEDALMIAVARLYLDNVEHVQSSWVKYGDERGLQYLNCGADDFMGTILSEEITKRAGGEYGEFRSFDDYVRMIRSIGRVPVERSTDYRQRRRIEGDGPHGPALGPQADGSPMLAHGGADDAGAAADD, from the coding sequence ATGACGAGCGCGTTCGACGACTCGGCGGTGCCCGACGACGGCGAGTTCGACTTCGACGTCGTCCCCGAGACGACGCAGTCCTTCGAGAACGCGCTGGCGAAGGCGCGCGCCGGCGACCGCCTCTCGGTCGACGACGGCATCGAACTGATCACGACGGGAACCGACTCGGCGGGCATCGACCGCTCGCGGATGGAGCGCGTGCTGCAGGCGGCGGACGAGCGCCGTCGCGACGTCGTCGGCGAGGAGGTGTCGTTCGTCGCGAACCTGAACAACAACGTCACGACGGCGTGCAACACGGGTTGTCTGTTCTGTAACTTCAAGGACACCGCGCACACGTTCGAGAGCGACTACGACGGCGAGACGGACGGGTTCACGCAGACGCCCGCGGAGTCCCGCGAGGTCGTCGCGGACGCCCTGGACATGGGGATCTACGAGGTGACGTCGGTGTCGGGGCTGCATCCGGCGTTCGCGCTCGACGACGAGCACCACGAGATACTCGCGGCGAGCGACTGGACGGAGACGAACTACAAGCCACCCGAGCGCTACGCCAAGGATCCGGGAACGTACGTCGAGCAGATGGACGCGATGAGCGTCGGCGACGTCCACCTGCACTCGATGACGCCCGAGGAGGGCTATCACGCGAAGCGCGGCACGGACTGGTCGTACGAGGACGTCTACGGTCGCCTCGCCGACGCCGGCCTCGACTCGGTGCCCGGGACGGCGGCGGAGATCCTCGTCGACGAGGTCCGGGACGTGATCTGTCCCGGGAAGATAGACACCGGCGAGTGGCTCGCGGCGATGGAGGCCGCCGGGAACGTCGGCCTGGACCTCACCGCGACGATCATGTACGGGCACGTCGACAACGCCGCGCATCGCGTCGTCCACCTCGACCGCGTTCGCGACCTCCAGGAGCGCGTCGACGGCGCCATCACCGAGTTCGTCCCGCTCTCGTTCGTCCACCAGCAGACGCCGCTGTTCGAGCGCGGCGTCGTCGACGGCGGCGCCAGTCCGGCCGAGGACGCCCTCATGATCGCCGTCGCCCGGCTCTACCTGGACAACGTCGAGCACGTGCAGTCGTCGTGGGTGAAGTACGGCGACGAACGCGGCCTCCAGTACCTCAACTGCGGCGCGGACGACTTCATGGGGACCATCCTCAGCGAGGAGATCACGAAGCGCGCCGGCGGCGAGTACGGCGAGTTCCGGAGCTTCGACGACTACGTCCGCATGATTCGCTCCATCGGGCGCGTCCCAGTCGAGCGCTCGACGGACTACCGGCAGCGTCGCCGCATCGAGGGCGACGGCCCGCACGGGCCCGCGCTCGGTCCGCAGGCCGACGGTTCGCCGATGCTCGCCCACGGGGGCGCGGACGACGCAGGTGCGGCCGCAGACGACTGA
- a CDS encoding phosphoribosylaminoimidazolesuccinocarboxamide synthase, which yields MTSVKDFRVEQEATDDELGRGAFVFTDDYSVFDWGKMPDRIPDKGASLCSMGAFNFELLEKSGVPTHYRGVVDDGDVVPLREATSPPWEMAIDLTQVPELPHDGRDYDYDAYHADAAENYLVPLEIVFRNQVPVGSSLRSRTTPADHDLDLEAWPDEAVDLAEPIVEFSTKYERSDRYLSREEADRIAGVASVEDLEAVARDVNDVVTEQAASQHLDHEDGKIECLYYQGEIRVADVVGTFDENRFSYEGTQLSKEVIRQYHKRTQPEWVDAVQAAKAEAKERDEADWKALCDVDPEPLDEDVLEVARDMYAAGTNAYTGMDLFDAPPLSSAVGAVQRLGRQ from the coding sequence GTGACGTCGGTGAAGGACTTCCGCGTCGAACAGGAGGCGACCGACGACGAACTCGGTCGCGGCGCGTTCGTGTTCACCGACGACTACTCGGTGTTCGACTGGGGGAAGATGCCCGACCGCATCCCCGACAAGGGCGCGAGCCTCTGCTCGATGGGCGCGTTCAACTTCGAACTCCTCGAAAAGTCGGGAGTCCCGACGCACTACCGCGGCGTCGTCGACGACGGCGACGTCGTTCCCCTCCGCGAGGCGACGTCGCCGCCGTGGGAGATGGCGATCGACCTCACGCAAGTCCCCGAGCTCCCCCACGACGGCCGGGACTACGACTACGACGCGTACCACGCGGACGCGGCCGAGAACTACCTCGTCCCGCTCGAGATCGTGTTCCGGAACCAAGTTCCAGTTGGGTCGAGCCTCCGCAGTCGGACGACGCCCGCGGACCACGACCTCGACCTCGAGGCGTGGCCGGACGAGGCCGTCGACCTCGCGGAGCCGATCGTCGAGTTCTCCACGAAGTACGAGCGCTCGGACCGCTACCTCTCGCGCGAGGAAGCCGACCGCATCGCCGGCGTGGCGAGCGTCGAGGACCTCGAAGCGGTCGCACGCGACGTGAACGACGTCGTCACCGAGCAAGCGGCCTCGCAGCACCTCGATCACGAGGACGGGAAGATCGAGTGCCTCTACTACCAGGGCGAGATCCGCGTCGCGGACGTCGTCGGGACGTTCGACGAGAACCGCTTCAGTTACGAGGGCACGCAGCTCTCGAAGGAAGTCATCCGCCAGTACCACAAGCGCACCCAGCCCGAGTGGGTCGACGCCGTCCAAGCGGCCAAAGCCGAGGCGAAGGAGCGAGACGAAGCCGACTGGAAGGCGCTCTGCGACGTCGACCCCGAGCCACTCGACGAGGACGTGCTCGAAGTCGCCCGCGACATGTACGCCGCTGGCACGAACGCGTACACCGGCATGGACCTGTTCGACGCACCGCCGCTGAGTTCGGCGGTCGGTGCCGTGCAGCGACTCGGCCGACAGTAG
- a CDS encoding DoxX family protein, which translates to MSAQTRRLETELFGRETDFEYSEHWIGYALVGLRVVMGWVLLQGGLTKLVTYLDGNPETNWTAAGYLANAIPEGNPFGSVFANMAGSPLVDMLVMWGLTLTGLALVVGAFVRFSAFWGAVMMMMFWAAALEGGLMQGLPLANGWVIDDHVVYALLLFGLGAIGAGRILGVDSYLEDLDVVEKNRWLRLLMG; encoded by the coding sequence ATGTCCGCACAAACCCGTCGACTGGAAACTGAACTGTTCGGTCGCGAGACCGACTTCGAGTACTCCGAGCACTGGATCGGCTACGCCCTCGTCGGCCTCCGGGTCGTCATGGGCTGGGTCCTCCTCCAGGGGGGCCTCACGAAGCTCGTGACGTACCTGGACGGCAACCCCGAGACCAACTGGACGGCCGCCGGCTACCTCGCGAACGCCATCCCCGAAGGCAACCCGTTCGGGAGCGTGTTCGCGAACATGGCCGGGAGCCCGCTCGTCGACATGCTCGTCATGTGGGGGCTCACCCTCACCGGGCTCGCGCTCGTCGTCGGCGCGTTCGTCCGCTTCAGCGCGTTCTGGGGCGCCGTCATGATGATGATGTTCTGGGCCGCGGCGCTCGAGGGCGGCCTCATGCAGGGGCTCCCGCTCGCGAACGGCTGGGTCATCGACGACCACGTCGTCTACGCGCTGCTCCTGTTCGGCCTCGGCGCCATCGGCGCCGGCCGCATCCTCGGCGTCGACAGCTACCTCGAGGACCTCGACGTCGTCGAGAAGAACCGCTGGCTCCGCCTCCTCATGGGCTGA